GGGCGGAAATTCGAGCTGTTCGGTCTCGCCGGCTTTCTCGACACGCAGCTCGGCTTTCGCAGCGGGGGGCAGAACGGCAATGAGTTTCGGCTGGATCTGACGGCGGGGCTAAGGCCCTTCGAGCGCCTGCTCATCATGGGCCAGAGCTTCTCGGCCATCGCGCCGCGCGGCGCCCGGACGGGCGCGATCACGGAGCAGAAATTTCAGCTCAGCGCGGTTTTCGAGGCGACGCCGTCGATCTCGGTTCAGATCGGCCGCGTCGCCGCGCTCGGCGGCGTCAATGCGCCGGCCGAGCAGGGGATCATCAGCGCCATATGGTGGCGCTACTGAGTCTCGATCAGCGCGCCGCGACGGAAAGCGGCTCGACGCGAACATGCGCGACGCCCGCCGAGCGGAAGCCCAGCGCGTCCGCCGCCGTCGTCGACACGTCGATCACCCGGCCGCCAATGAAGGGGCCCCGGTCGTTGATGGTGAGGACCACCGAACGATTGTTATGCAGATTGGTGACGCGCACCTGCGAGCCAAAGGGCAGGGTGCGATGGGCCGCCGTATAGGCGCCGACCCGGCCGCCGCTGGCGGTGCGACCGCCGCTATAATAGGAAGCCTTGCCAACCCAGTCAGCCTGAGCGTTGCAGGTCATGGCGACAAGCGCGGCGGCGGCCAGAACAGTCTTCACATTCTTCAACAGCACTCTCCTTCTGCGCGCGCGAGCATGCGCGCGTTCCGGCGCGGGTTCGTGACGTCCGCGCAGCAGGCCTAGTAGAGGCGAGCTGAGGCGAAATAAAGGCACGAAATTTCTTGCCGATCGTGAATATAAACAGTCCGATTTGATCGATAAATGGGCGCTATGGTTGTGTGTCTATTGCTGTATGACTTGATTGCCTGGAAGGCGAGTCTATTCAATACCTAAGTTTTCGCGAAAGCGATTACTTCATTATCAAGTATTGCTGAAAAATTCGATCGTTATTGCGGCCGTGACAATGCATTCCAGAGCCGTAGGCTTGGCTCTGGATTGTCTGGTCGTTCCGTTTCTCGCGATGATGGCGAGCGGGGCCGGACGGCGCGGCGCGCGCGCCGATGGGCGCCTCGTCAGGCGGCGGCGGCCGTATGGGCGTGAACGTCCTGACCGCCGTTGCGCTCCATGATGCTGATGGCGGTCTTTTCCTTGGCGTCGTCCCAGACGCGCGCCCACAGCAGCAGGCCGCCATGCGACATCTGCTCCCTGAGCCATTTGGCCTCGCGCGCCCCGACGAGCTGGGCGAGGGTGGCGCCGATGAGGCCGCCGCCGCCGCCGATCACAAGCGCCGCCGCGATCGCCGCGCCGAGCGCGCCGCCGGCCGCCATCACCATGCCGGCGCCGCCGACGGCGCCGATATAGATGAGCGCGCCGATCAGCCCGGCCTTGGCTTCGTTGCGGGCTTCGGGATCGACATAGACGCCGCGCGGCGTCGCCGGATTATCCTCCAGCGTCGCGGCGGGCGTGGGCTCGCCCCCCAGTTTCTCGCGCACCGCCCTTTCGGGCGCGAGCAGGCTGATGGTCGTCTGGTCGAAACCGTCGGTCAGAAGATCGTCGATCGCGGACTGGAGCTTTTCGAGATTGTCGAAGACGCCGACGACCTCGCGCACCTGCCCGCGCTGCTCCGGTGTCAGGGCTTGCTGTGTTTCCATGGCCGATGCTCCCGCGAGCGCGTGGCAAGCGGGCCCGTCCCGGCCGACCGCGCTCCCGCTTTGTTAAAGGGAGCGGCGCGGCAGCGGTTCAAGCCCTGCAAAGAGTTTAGGCGGCGCGCGGCCAAGCCTTGCGGTCACGGCGCCCCGTCCTCATCTGTGGAGGCTGTCCGGCGCATGCCCGGCGACGCTTCGATGGAAAGGCCCCCATGACCATGTTCGACAGTTTCGTCGCCGCGCTCGCGACGAACCAGCTTCTCGCGGGCGGCGTCGGCACGCTGGCCTTCGGCGCGCTGATGTACCTGTTTCGCGCCGTTCCCGAGAAGGGACTGGAGTTGTTGGAGAAAACGCTCTGGACGAAGGTTTTCGTCGAGAGCATGTCCAATGAATACGCCGACGTCGACGCCTTCATCGAAGGCCGGCGGCTGAATTTTTTCAGCCGCTCGCTGGAGATCAAGGACGGGAGCCTGAAGACGGGCTTTGGCGGCGGCTGGGGCGTTTATGACGGCGTGCTGTTCCACTACGCCAAGACGAAATCGACGCAGGCCGTCGCGCCCTTCGAGACGATCGCGATCTCCTTCCTGACGCGCGACCGCCGCGTGGTGGAGCGCTTCATGCGCGACTGCAAGCCCGAGGAGCATCGCAACGCCATTTTCATTTCCAGCTTTTCGGCGAGCGGGAGCGACGGCGGGTTGCGGCGGCGCAAGCGCGGCCTTCATACGGTTTTCGTCGATCAGGCGATCAAGGACCGTCTGGTCGCGCGGCTGAAATGGTTCCAGGGCGCGGAGGCCTGGCATATGTCGCGCGGCA
The DNA window shown above is from Methylocystis echinoides and carries:
- a CDS encoding septal ring lytic transglycosylase RlpA family protein, translated to MTCNAQADWVGKASYYSGGRTASGGRVGAYTAAHRTLPFGSQVRVTNLHNNRSVVLTINDRGPFIGGRVIDVSTTAADALGFRSAGVAHVRVEPLSVAAR
- a CDS encoding AAA family ATPase, whose amino-acid sequence is MTMFDSFVAALATNQLLAGGVGTLAFGALMYLFRAVPEKGLELLEKTLWTKVFVESMSNEYADVDAFIEGRRLNFFSRSLEIKDGSLKTGFGGGWGVYDGVLFHYAKTKSTQAVAPFETIAISFLTRDRRVVERFMRDCKPEEHRNAIFISSFSASGSDGGLRRRKRGLHTVFVDQAIKDRLVARLKWFQGAEAWHMSRGIPWKLGVVLHGPPGTGKTSLIHALASDFGFDIKYIKSLHGLAAAFRTGMARDLFVIEDIDTIAGGLSREGAKPREEETRAAPLHEILNAMDGMQTPDGLKFIVTTNHLDRLDPAIVRPGRIDEVIEVGPLSLESARAMFRAFYGREGIEGYSPRTGAELQQMFSTMRAEEAERALGRSVERMREVA